In the genome of Streptacidiphilus rugosus AM-16, one region contains:
- a CDS encoding nuclear transport factor 2 family protein encodes MSLTTQIVAEPEAVSALEMQSRVTEASRAVIRDYLASVSLGPGARIERFFAEDATWTLHGDLPMSGVWRGRRAILEEFMPTAFARVDVASLKLEVVDMIAEGERVVLEWTSQADVRGGLRYDQHCLGVFTVRDGLIVSVREYFDTEHARHTLFAA; translated from the coding sequence ATGAGCCTCACCACGCAGATCGTCGCCGAGCCGGAGGCCGTCTCGGCGCTGGAGATGCAGAGCCGGGTCACCGAGGCGAGCCGGGCCGTCATCCGCGACTACCTCGCCTCGGTCTCGCTCGGCCCCGGCGCCAGGATCGAACGGTTCTTCGCGGAGGACGCCACCTGGACCCTCCACGGCGACCTGCCCATGTCGGGCGTGTGGCGCGGCCGGCGGGCCATCCTGGAGGAGTTCATGCCGACCGCCTTCGCCCGCGTGGACGTCGCCTCGTTGAAGCTGGAGGTGGTGGACATGATCGCCGAGGGCGAGCGGGTCGTCCTGGAGTGGACCTCGCAGGCCGACGTCCGGGGCGGGCTCCGCTACGACCAGCACTGCCTCGGTGTCTTCACCGTGCGCGACGGCCTGATCGTCTCGGTGCGCGAGTACTTCGACACCGAGCACGCGCGCCACACTCTCTTCGCGGCCTGA
- a CDS encoding enoyl-CoA hydratase-related protein, producing MPTLGRDADVFVLDLGDTENRFHPDWLVAVNGLLDEVEGADGPKALVTTATGKFFSNGLDLDWLFAHGDQAGSYVESVQTLFARVLTLPFVTVAALQGHTYAAGAMLSLTHDFRIMRADRGFWCLPEAEINIPFTTGMSALIQSRLTARTAHEAMVTAHRYGGVDAHAAGIVDATADEAGLRQAAIELARPHAAKAGRTVGTIKERMYATALEALREKDVPLG from the coding sequence ATGCCCACGCTCGGCCGCGACGCGGACGTCTTCGTTCTCGACCTCGGCGACACCGAGAACCGCTTCCACCCCGACTGGCTGGTCGCCGTCAACGGCCTGCTCGACGAGGTCGAGGGCGCGGACGGCCCGAAGGCCCTGGTCACGACCGCGACGGGCAAGTTCTTCTCCAACGGGCTCGACCTGGACTGGCTCTTCGCCCACGGCGACCAGGCCGGCTCCTACGTGGAGAGCGTCCAGACCCTCTTCGCCCGCGTGCTGACGCTGCCGTTCGTCACGGTCGCCGCCCTGCAGGGCCACACCTACGCCGCGGGCGCGATGCTCTCGCTGACCCACGACTTCCGGATCATGCGCGCCGACCGCGGCTTCTGGTGCCTGCCCGAGGCCGAGATCAACATCCCCTTCACCACGGGCATGTCGGCGCTGATCCAGTCCCGGCTGACCGCGCGGACCGCCCACGAGGCGATGGTCACCGCGCACCGCTACGGCGGCGTCGACGCGCACGCCGCCGGGATCGTCGACGCGACGGCGGACGAGGCGGGGCTGCGCCAGGCCGCGATCGAGCTGGCCCGCCCCCACGCGGCCAAGGCGGGCCGGACCGTCGGCACGATCAAGGAGCGGATGTACGCGACGGCGCTGGAGGCGCTGCGCGAGAAGGACGTCCCGCTCGGCTGA
- a CDS encoding glutaminase has translation MTPVDLDYQQLLDASLDAARRTAGAGKVADYIPALAREDPDAFGMALASVEGEVYGVGDWQRPFSVQSISKLFTLTLVMARGGYDVWQRVGREPSGNPFNSLVQLETEHGIPRNPFINAGAIVMTDHLHSLTDGQAAETVRAFLRAEAGNPSLGTDPEVAASEAEHGHRNAALAHFIASHGNLVNPVETVLSEYYAHCAIEASCEDLARVGLVLARHGLRADGSRLLSRSEAKRINAILLTCGTYDAAGEFAYRVGLPGKSGVGGGILAVLPGRAAICAWSPGLDPAGNSVAAVAALDAFTTLSGLSVF, from the coding sequence ATGACCCCCGTGGACTTGGACTACCAGCAGCTGCTCGACGCCTCCCTGGACGCCGCCCGCCGCACCGCCGGCGCGGGCAAGGTCGCCGACTACATCCCCGCGCTCGCCCGCGAGGACCCGGACGCCTTCGGGATGGCCCTGGCCAGCGTCGAGGGCGAGGTCTACGGCGTGGGCGACTGGCAACGGCCGTTCTCCGTCCAGAGCATCTCCAAGCTGTTCACGCTCACGCTGGTGATGGCCCGCGGCGGCTACGACGTCTGGCAGCGGGTTGGCCGGGAGCCCTCGGGAAACCCGTTCAACTCGCTGGTCCAGCTGGAGACCGAGCACGGCATCCCGCGCAACCCGTTCATCAACGCGGGCGCCATCGTGATGACCGACCACCTGCACAGCCTCACCGACGGTCAGGCCGCCGAGACCGTCCGCGCGTTCCTGCGCGCCGAGGCGGGCAACCCGTCGCTGGGCACCGACCCCGAGGTGGCCGCCTCGGAGGCCGAACACGGCCACCGCAACGCCGCGCTGGCGCACTTCATCGCCAGCCACGGCAATCTCGTCAACCCGGTCGAGACGGTCCTCTCCGAGTACTACGCGCACTGCGCGATCGAGGCCTCCTGCGAGGACCTGGCCCGCGTCGGCCTGGTCCTGGCCCGGCACGGCCTCCGCGCCGACGGTTCCCGCCTGCTCTCGCGCAGCGAGGCGAAGCGCATCAACGCGATCCTGCTGACCTGCGGCACCTACGACGCCGCCGGCGAGTTCGCCTACCGGGTCGGCCTCCCCGGCAAGAGCGGCGTCGGCGGCGGCATCCTCGCCGTCCTCCCCGGCCGCGCGGCGATCTGCGCGTGGAGCCCCGGCCTCGACCCGGCCGGCAACTCCGTCGCGGCCGTGGCCGCGCTGGACGCCTTCACCACGCTGTCGGGGCTCTCGGTGTTCTGA
- a CDS encoding methyltransferase domain-containing protein: MKRSFEELVAEADAVSVAGWDFSWLDGRATEERPSWGYQRLLGARLARASAALDIQTGGGEVLAGAASVFPATTVATESWPPNVAKATALLHPRGVVVVADPDEPPLPFADGAFDLVSSRHPASVRWSEIARVLCAGGVYFAQHVGPATSWELVEYFLGPQPTARHSRHPDLETAQARAAGLEVVDVRTERLRMEFHDIGAVVYFLRKVIWTVPDFSVERYRDRLRALDRQIRSEGVFVAHSTRTLIEARKA; the protein is encoded by the coding sequence ATGAAGCGTTCGTTCGAAGAGTTGGTCGCCGAGGCCGACGCCGTGTCGGTGGCCGGCTGGGACTTCTCCTGGCTGGACGGCCGGGCCACGGAGGAGCGTCCGTCCTGGGGGTACCAGCGGCTGCTCGGCGCGCGGCTCGCCCGCGCCTCCGCCGCGCTCGACATCCAGACCGGCGGCGGCGAGGTGCTGGCCGGAGCGGCGAGCGTCTTTCCGGCGACGACGGTGGCCACGGAGTCGTGGCCGCCGAACGTGGCGAAGGCGACCGCGCTGCTCCACCCGCGCGGGGTCGTCGTGGTCGCGGACCCCGACGAGCCGCCGCTGCCCTTCGCCGACGGGGCGTTCGACCTGGTCAGCTCGCGTCATCCGGCGTCGGTGCGGTGGAGCGAGATCGCCAGGGTGCTCTGCGCGGGCGGCGTGTACTTCGCCCAGCACGTCGGTCCGGCGACGTCCTGGGAGCTCGTCGAGTACTTCCTCGGCCCGCAGCCGACCGCCCGTCACTCCCGGCATCCGGACCTGGAGACCGCGCAGGCCCGTGCCGCGGGCCTGGAGGTGGTGGACGTCCGCACGGAGCGGCTGCGGATGGAGTTCCACGACATCGGCGCGGTCGTGTACTTCCTGCGCAAGGTCATCTGGACGGTGCCCGACTTCTCGGTCGAGCGCTACCGCGACCGTCTGCGCGCACTGGATCGGCAGATTCGGTCGGAGGGCGTCTTCGTCGCGCATTCCACGCGCACGCTTATCGAAGCGCGAAAAGCCTGA
- a CDS encoding AfsR/SARP family transcriptional regulator, protein MTSSILELPRTRPTSSTAESGHDEARTPWIRSVARGAAGQGRHGVEISLLGPVRAWDRGCPLFPGTPVQQALLTMLALRAGMEVSVGELVEGIAGPVAEGEAGPLEEELHVLAARVRRLLRRTGDGGALRSTGGGYRLAISPILVDAIAFEHAIGDARVLVGIDPDAAELLLDDALGRWRGAPLQGVPGPFAEWERIRLWDLHDEASVMLRRLRLLRR, encoded by the coding sequence ATGACGAGCAGCATCCTCGAACTCCCGCGCACCAGGCCCACGTCGAGTACGGCCGAGTCCGGCCACGACGAGGCCCGCACGCCCTGGATCCGGTCGGTTGCCCGGGGGGCCGCCGGACAGGGAAGGCACGGGGTGGAGATCTCACTGCTCGGTCCGGTGCGGGCGTGGGACAGGGGCTGCCCGTTGTTCCCGGGGACGCCCGTGCAGCAGGCGCTGCTGACCATGCTGGCCCTGCGGGCCGGCATGGAGGTGTCGGTCGGGGAGCTGGTCGAGGGGATCGCGGGTCCGGTCGCCGAGGGGGAGGCCGGACCCCTGGAGGAGGAGCTGCACGTGCTCGCCGCGCGTGTGCGGCGACTCCTGCGCCGCACGGGCGACGGGGGCGCCCTGCGGTCGACCGGCGGCGGCTACCGACTGGCGATCAGCCCGATCCTGGTGGACGCCATCGCTTTCGAGCACGCGATCGGCGACGCGCGGGTGTTGGTGGGGATCGACCCCGACGCCGCCGAGCTGCTGCTGGACGACGCCCTCGGGCGTTGGCGGGGCGCTCCGCTCCAGGGCGTCCCCGGGCCGTTCGCGGAGTGGGAGCGGATCCGGCTCTGGGACCTGCATGACGAGGCCTCCGTCATGCTCCGTCGACTGCGCTTGCTCCGGCGCTGA
- a CDS encoding AfsR/SARP family transcriptional regulator yields MSGSEGSAGKELEFALLGEVVVRRDGEPLNAGSPQQRAVLVRLLLAEGKAVPAQELVDAIWGEGSPARAVGTVRTYVSRLRTLLAPEAAGRDRVGLLVSVGDGYALRLPALCTTDVGDFERLTEAGAAARTAGDAARAATLLTQALALWGGEPLAGVPGPFAERERDRLAQARLTALESLAGAEADNGNHDQVLALLGPLVAEHPLRERPRAALMLALYRSGRQAEALALFDAGRRLLIDELGIEPGPELTDLQRRILAGDPGLLATEGAQPGDAGAEEPEPDPIPAQLPSDTLDFTGRTALVDSICHSLSTAAERSAVTLHGLSGIGGVGKTTLAVRIAHRARAAFPDGQLYAELSGTSPAPADPAAVLGDFLLALGVPAAQLPDATAQRAALLRSRLADRRVLIVLDNARDAAQILPLIPGTPGSAVLVTSRARLVGIPGALLTELTALEELEALELLAAVAGFARVAAEGAAAAELVAACAHLPLAVRIVASRLATRPRWTVASLLDRLRDEQRRLAELRVGDLAVESTFELGYRLLSERQAWAFRMLSVPAVSWFSLSAAAAVLELPLAEAEILTESLVDSGLLEAESAGRYRYHDLVRVFARARARASEPEQVRSAAVLRLLEQQLEYVCAAWRAANEQAPLSWRLHPPRPGADEEATRFGDGALEWVTLRGDRTVLHELAQQILRVEPRLGMRPLVDLLLAWVWLFEDESAGPGLRDILPSATLAAERTHDPRALSRLRYLTGLRHSLAGRVAEAESEFRAALRLLPGDESLEIRYTLVAELAVNLNAAGRAEEALEHLRLARSLAARLGNVADEARLLGNIARGELTAGRPEPARRAAEEGLTTALNSGSRRSEADARYQLGIVLSSSGDTGAAVAHFAEALALYRAQQRLGLEALVLARLAHCRLDLGEARAAQELAARALDLLDASELHYHLSLARWAMGRALLALGDAHRAADHLTLARDGFQRLGAPEAAEVRGVQLVAGLVD; encoded by the coding sequence ATGTCCGGGTCGGAAGGATCGGCGGGCAAGGAGCTGGAGTTCGCCCTGCTCGGCGAGGTCGTGGTGCGACGCGACGGCGAGCCGCTCAACGCCGGTTCACCGCAGCAGCGCGCCGTGCTCGTCCGGCTGCTGCTGGCGGAGGGCAAGGCCGTCCCCGCCCAGGAGCTCGTGGACGCCATCTGGGGCGAGGGTTCGCCCGCCCGCGCCGTCGGCACCGTCCGCACCTACGTCTCGCGCCTGCGCACCCTGCTGGCCCCCGAGGCGGCCGGTCGGGACCGCGTGGGCCTGCTGGTGTCCGTCGGCGACGGCTACGCACTGCGGCTGCCCGCACTCTGCACCACGGACGTGGGCGATTTCGAGCGCCTGACCGAGGCGGGCGCGGCGGCCCGCACCGCCGGGGACGCGGCGCGCGCCGCGACCCTGCTCACGCAGGCCCTGGCCCTGTGGGGCGGCGAACCGCTGGCCGGCGTGCCGGGTCCCTTCGCCGAGCGCGAGCGCGACCGGTTGGCCCAGGCCAGGCTGACCGCACTGGAGTCGCTCGCGGGCGCGGAGGCCGACAACGGCAACCACGACCAGGTGCTGGCCCTGCTGGGCCCGCTCGTCGCCGAACACCCCCTGCGCGAACGGCCGCGCGCCGCGTTGATGCTCGCCCTCTACCGCAGCGGGCGGCAGGCCGAGGCGCTCGCCCTCTTCGACGCGGGCCGACGCCTGCTGATCGACGAACTCGGCATCGAGCCCGGTCCCGAGCTCACCGACCTGCAGCGGCGCATCCTCGCCGGTGACCCCGGCCTGCTCGCGACGGAGGGCGCACAGCCGGGCGACGCCGGGGCCGAAGAACCCGAGCCCGACCCGATCCCCGCCCAACTGCCGAGCGACACCCTCGATTTCACCGGACGCACGGCTCTGGTCGACAGCATCTGCCACTCGCTCTCCACCGCGGCCGAACGCTCGGCCGTCACCCTGCACGGCCTCTCCGGCATCGGCGGCGTCGGCAAGACCACCCTGGCCGTCCGCATCGCCCACCGCGCCCGCGCGGCCTTCCCCGACGGCCAGCTCTACGCGGAGCTCAGCGGAACCTCACCGGCCCCCGCCGACCCGGCGGCGGTGCTCGGCGACTTCCTGCTGGCCCTCGGCGTGCCCGCCGCCCAGCTGCCCGACGCCACCGCCCAGCGAGCCGCGCTGCTCCGTTCCCGGCTGGCCGACCGGCGGGTGCTGATCGTGCTGGACAACGCGAGGGACGCGGCGCAGATCCTCCCGCTCATCCCCGGCACACCGGGCAGTGCGGTCCTGGTCACCAGCCGTGCCCGGCTGGTGGGCATCCCCGGCGCGCTGCTCACGGAGCTGACCGCGCTGGAGGAGCTGGAGGCGCTGGAACTCCTGGCGGCCGTGGCCGGCTTCGCCCGGGTGGCGGCGGAGGGCGCGGCCGCCGCGGAACTGGTCGCCGCCTGCGCGCACCTGCCGCTCGCCGTCCGGATCGTCGCCTCCCGCCTGGCCACCAGGCCCCGCTGGACCGTGGCCTCGCTGCTGGACCGGCTCCGCGACGAGCAGCGCCGCCTCGCCGAACTGCGGGTGGGCGACCTCGCGGTGGAGTCCACCTTCGAGCTGGGCTACCGGCTGCTGAGCGAACGGCAGGCGTGGGCGTTCCGGATGCTCTCCGTCCCCGCCGTCTCCTGGTTCTCCCTCTCGGCGGCGGCCGCGGTGCTCGAACTGCCGCTGGCGGAGGCGGAGATCCTGACGGAGTCCCTGGTCGACTCCGGCCTGCTGGAGGCCGAGTCTGCGGGCCGCTACCGCTACCACGACCTGGTCCGCGTCTTCGCCCGCGCGCGGGCCCGGGCGTCCGAGCCCGAGCAGGTGCGCTCGGCGGCGGTGCTGCGGCTGTTGGAGCAGCAGCTGGAGTACGTCTGCGCGGCCTGGCGTGCCGCCAACGAACAGGCACCGCTCAGCTGGCGCCTCCACCCGCCCCGTCCCGGCGCGGACGAGGAGGCGACCCGCTTCGGCGACGGCGCGCTGGAGTGGGTCACCCTGCGCGGCGACCGCACCGTGCTGCACGAACTCGCCCAGCAGATCCTCCGCGTCGAACCCCGGCTCGGCATGCGCCCGCTGGTCGACCTCCTGCTCGCCTGGGTCTGGCTCTTCGAGGACGAGTCCGCGGGCCCGGGCCTGCGCGACATCCTCCCCTCGGCGACGCTGGCCGCCGAACGCACCCACGACCCCCGCGCCCTCTCCCGCCTTCGCTACCTCACCGGCCTCCGCCACTCCCTGGCCGGCCGCGTCGCCGAGGCCGAGTCGGAGTTCCGCGCGGCGCTGCGGCTGCTGCCGGGCGACGAGAGCCTGGAGATCCGCTACACGCTGGTCGCCGAACTGGCCGTGAACCTGAACGCGGCAGGCCGCGCCGAGGAGGCGCTGGAGCACCTGCGGCTGGCCCGCAGTCTCGCCGCCCGGCTGGGCAACGTGGCCGACGAGGCCCGCCTGCTGGGCAACATCGCGCGCGGCGAGCTCACGGCGGGCCGACCGGAGCCTGCAAGGCGGGCGGCGGAGGAGGGTCTGACGACCGCGCTGAACTCCGGCAGCCGCCGGTCCGAGGCGGACGCCCGCTACCAACTGGGAATCGTGCTCAGCAGCTCCGGGGACACCGGTGCGGCCGTGGCGCACTTCGCCGAGGCGTTGGCCCTCTACCGCGCCCAACAGCGGCTCGGCCTGGAGGCGTTGGTCCTGGCGCGGCTGGCGCACTGCCGGCTCGACCTGGGCGAGGCCAGGGCCGCCCAGGAGCTCGCCGCCAGGGCCCTGGACCTGCTGGACGCGTCCGAGCTGCACTACCACCTGTCGCTGGCGCGTTGGGCGATGGGAAGGGCGTTGCTGGCGTTGGGAGACGCGCACAGGGCGGCGGACCATCTGACCCTGGCGCGGGACGGCTTCCAGCGGCTCGGAGCCCCCGAGGCGGCGGAGGTCAGGGGCGTGCAGCTCGTCGCCGGCCTCGTTGATTGA
- a CDS encoding RNA polymerase sigma factor: MSDPLHGTDAAVRGTAASAAGAAGVAADVAAEGYPRIVAALIRITGDWTLAEDCAQDALAQALVRWPVDGVPANPGGWLMTVARNRALDLLRRATVERRKLREVAVLALTAATEAPAGDAAGGELVDDRLRLLFTCCHPALGLEAQVALTLRTICAVPTADIARALLVSESTMTRRLTRAKTKIAQAGIPYRVPGGEQLAERLPGVLAVLYLLFTHGYNPDGEPAFAEEAIRLARLLSRLLPEPSETSALLALFLLQHSRRATRRDADGRLVSLEDQDRARWDHAAIGEAIGILSRLEPGPLDGPYLLQARIAACHAAAPAMADTDWPRIASLYDELAQRQPSPVVELNRAVAHGFAHGPRSGLALLAAARGQDGHALDDYPPALAVEADLTARTGDHPRAAALFREAAARTHSASERAALLVRAEEEDNGGPPGSPQG; encoded by the coding sequence GTGAGCGACCCTCTTCACGGAACGGACGCGGCGGTGCGGGGGACCGCCGCGTCCGCGGCGGGTGCGGCGGGCGTCGCGGCGGACGTCGCCGCAGAGGGGTATCCGCGGATCGTCGCCGCGCTGATCCGGATCACCGGTGACTGGACGCTGGCCGAGGACTGCGCGCAGGACGCCCTGGCCCAGGCGCTGGTGCGCTGGCCGGTCGACGGCGTGCCCGCGAATCCCGGCGGCTGGCTGATGACCGTGGCCCGCAACCGGGCCCTGGACCTGCTGCGGCGCGCGACGGTCGAGCGGCGGAAGCTGCGCGAGGTGGCGGTGCTGGCGCTGACCGCCGCCACCGAGGCGCCGGCCGGGGACGCGGCGGGCGGCGAGCTCGTCGACGACCGGCTGCGGCTCCTCTTCACCTGCTGCCACCCGGCGTTGGGGCTGGAGGCCCAGGTCGCGCTGACGCTGCGGACGATCTGTGCGGTGCCGACGGCGGACATCGCACGGGCGCTGCTGGTCAGCGAGTCCACCATGACCCGTCGGCTGACCCGCGCCAAGACGAAGATCGCGCAGGCGGGCATCCCCTACCGGGTCCCCGGCGGCGAGCAGCTCGCCGAGCGACTGCCCGGGGTGCTCGCGGTGCTCTACCTGCTCTTCACCCACGGCTACAACCCGGACGGCGAACCGGCGTTCGCCGAGGAGGCGATCCGGCTGGCGCGCCTGCTGTCGCGGCTGCTGCCCGAGCCGTCGGAGACGTCCGCGCTGCTCGCGCTCTTCCTGCTGCAGCACTCGCGCCGCGCCACCCGCCGCGACGCGGACGGCAGGCTGGTCTCCCTGGAGGACCAGGACCGTGCCCGCTGGGACCATGCGGCGATCGGCGAGGCGATCGGCATCCTGTCCCGGCTGGAGCCGGGCCCGCTCGACGGCCCGTACCTGCTCCAGGCCCGCATCGCCGCCTGCCATGCCGCGGCGCCGGCCATGGCGGACACCGACTGGCCCCGGATCGCCTCCCTCTACGACGAGCTGGCGCAGCGCCAGCCGAGCCCGGTCGTGGAGCTGAACCGGGCCGTGGCCCACGGCTTCGCCCACGGCCCCCGCTCCGGCCTCGCGCTCCTCGCCGCGGCGCGCGGCCAGGACGGCCACGCCCTGGACGACTACCCGCCGGCCCTGGCCGTCGAGGCCGACCTCACCGCCCGCACCGGCGACCACCCCCGCGCGGCCGCCCTCTTCCGCGAGGCGGCGGCCCGCACCCACAGCGCGTCCGAACGCGCGGCACTGCTGGTCCGGGCCGAGGAGGAGGACAACGGAGGGCCGCCTGGATCCCCGCAGGGCTGA
- a CDS encoding YciI family protein, translating to MKYMMFVCSDPDRDPDTENIPDIDEWVEKNDAAGRRLQGMVLAPKSTATTVRVRKGELLVSDGPFAETKEVICGFDLLECADLDEAIEVARTHPMARGGRIEIRPLADFEQ from the coding sequence ATGAAGTACATGATGTTCGTCTGCAGCGACCCCGACCGTGACCCCGACACCGAGAACATTCCGGACATCGACGAGTGGGTCGAGAAGAACGACGCGGCCGGTCGGCGGCTGCAGGGCATGGTGCTGGCGCCGAAGTCGACGGCGACGACCGTGCGCGTGCGCAAGGGGGAGCTGCTGGTCTCGGACGGGCCCTTCGCGGAGACCAAGGAGGTCATCTGCGGCTTCGACCTGCTGGAGTGCGCCGACCTCGACGAGGCGATCGAGGTCGCCCGGACTCATCCGATGGCCCGTGGCGGACGCATCGAGATCCGCCCCCTGGCCGATTTCGAGCAGTGA
- a CDS encoding acyltransferase family protein yields MRRLTHAEFLALRRFDALDGLRALAALIVVFYHTGGPQSRFLSGWIGVHVFFVVSGFLITTLMLREHDRNGRISLRDFYLRRAFRIMPLYYLVLGLSVLSVYGQRGEWPAMRQHLPHFLLFMNEYHLPPRVAYLHTWTIGIEWKFYLVWPLLLVAVTAVSRHLRIPLALLVAALALVPYTTTWAGMGVHYAVLLTGALLALVLHTRRGFALLSPLTHPLVALAVTAGFLVLHAEIPDLVAHFHGDQPPVLIYGVGVALLLPGLLAPGPGRWLLSRRPLVLIGERSYGLYLVQGLAAALAVVLVPSLPHPAPLFATVVALLSLAVADLLHTRVESPMIAMGRRLIRKLAGPAPTPAPTPAPTPASGRPGGPGLPDRASVAPARATSAAEPAKASHSA; encoded by the coding sequence ATGCGCAGGCTGACCCACGCCGAGTTCCTGGCTCTGCGGCGGTTCGACGCCCTCGACGGCCTCCGGGCCCTCGCCGCGCTGATCGTGGTCTTCTACCACACCGGCGGTCCGCAGAGCCGGTTCCTCTCCGGCTGGATCGGGGTGCACGTCTTCTTCGTGGTCTCCGGCTTCCTGATCACCACGCTGATGCTGCGTGAGCACGACAGGAACGGCCGCATCTCGCTGCGCGACTTCTACCTGCGCCGGGCCTTCCGGATCATGCCGCTGTACTACCTGGTCCTCGGCCTCAGCGTGCTCAGCGTCTACGGGCAGCGCGGCGAATGGCCCGCGATGCGGCAGCACCTGCCGCACTTCCTGCTCTTCATGAACGAGTACCACCTCCCGCCGCGGGTGGCGTACCTGCACACCTGGACCATCGGCATCGAGTGGAAGTTCTACCTGGTCTGGCCGCTGCTGCTGGTGGCGGTGACCGCCGTCTCGCGGCACCTGCGCATCCCGCTGGCGCTGCTCGTCGCCGCGCTGGCACTGGTCCCCTACACCACGACCTGGGCCGGCATGGGCGTGCACTACGCGGTCCTGCTCACCGGCGCGCTGCTCGCCCTGGTCCTGCACACCCGGCGCGGATTCGCGCTGCTCAGCCCGCTGACCCACCCGCTGGTCGCGCTGGCCGTCACGGCGGGCTTCCTGGTCCTGCACGCCGAGATCCCCGACCTGGTCGCGCACTTCCACGGCGACCAGCCCCCGGTGCTCATCTACGGCGTGGGCGTCGCCCTGCTGCTGCCGGGCCTGCTGGCACCCGGCCCGGGCCGCTGGCTGCTCTCGCGGCGACCGCTCGTCCTGATCGGCGAACGCTCCTACGGGCTCTACCTGGTCCAGGGCCTCGCCGCGGCCCTCGCCGTCGTCCTGGTGCCGTCCCTCCCGCACCCCGCTCCGCTCTTCGCCACCGTCGTGGCGCTGCTCTCGTTGGCCGTCGCGGACCTGCTCCACACCCGGGTGGAGTCCCCGATGATCGCCATGGGCCGACGCCTGATCAGGAAGCTGGCCGGGCCCGCCCCGACGCCCGCCCCGACGCCCGCCCCGACGCCCGCCTCCGGCCGTCCCGGCGGTCCAGGCCTTCCCGACCGGGCCTCGGTGGCTCCGGCCCGGGCGACCTCCGCAGCCGAGCCCGCCAAGGCCTCCCACAGCGCCTGA
- a CDS encoding S1C family serine protease, with protein sequence MRTSVLGLTTCAVALSCAIAGCTFTPSAVSHARSPGPSAPATPTKAGKLSLAQVAAGSVDLVSEQGLQGTEAAGTGIVLTPDGEVLTNNHVISGATSLTAVDIGNGHSYTASVVGYDRSHDLALVQLHGASGLQTLSLAANTRVAVGEAVTALGNAGGRGGAPSTAAGSVTALNRRIVATDEFSGSSEQLSGLIQVDAPIEAGDSGGPLVDSSGQVIGIDTAASVGYRFQSAPVEGFAVPAARAKSVADAIAAGRASATVHIGATAWLGVAVGSPDAASAATSGAAIVQVVPDSPADRLGLVADDVVTSVDGVGVGDPNALTTLLDRHHPGDTVKVGWTDTSGQPQSADCPLGTGPAG encoded by the coding sequence ATGAGGACGAGCGTCCTTGGACTCACGACCTGCGCGGTCGCCCTGTCCTGCGCGATCGCCGGGTGCACGTTCACGCCGTCGGCGGTCTCCCACGCGAGGTCGCCGGGGCCGTCCGCGCCCGCCACGCCGACCAAGGCGGGCAAGCTGTCCCTCGCCCAGGTCGCGGCGGGCAGCGTCGACCTCGTGAGCGAGCAGGGTCTGCAGGGGACGGAGGCCGCGGGCACCGGGATCGTGCTCACCCCGGACGGCGAGGTCCTCACCAACAACCACGTCATCAGCGGCGCGACCTCGCTGACCGCCGTGGACATCGGCAACGGCCACAGCTACACCGCGTCCGTCGTCGGCTACGACCGCAGCCACGACCTGGCGCTCGTGCAGTTGCACGGGGCCTCGGGCCTGCAGACGCTGTCCCTGGCCGCCAACACGCGGGTGGCCGTCGGCGAGGCGGTGACCGCCCTGGGCAACGCCGGCGGACGCGGCGGCGCGCCGAGCACCGCTGCCGGCTCGGTCACGGCGCTCAACCGGCGCATCGTCGCGACGGACGAGTTCAGCGGCAGCTCCGAGCAGCTGAGCGGACTGATCCAGGTCGACGCGCCGATCGAGGCCGGGGACTCGGGCGGCCCGCTGGTCGACTCCTCGGGCCAGGTCATCGGCATCGACACCGCGGCCTCGGTCGGCTACCGCTTCCAGTCGGCACCGGTCGAAGGCTTCGCGGTTCCGGCCGCCCGGGCCAAGTCGGTGGCCGACGCCATCGCCGCGGGCCGCGCGTCGGCGACCGTGCACATCGGCGCGACCGCATGGCTGGGGGTGGCCGTCGGCAGCCCCGACGCGGCCTCGGCCGCGACGAGTGGCGCCGCGATCGTCCAGGTCGTCCCCGACTCGCCCGCCGACCGTCTGGGCCTGGTCGCCGACGACGTGGTCACCTCGGTCGACGGCGTGGGCGTCGGCGACCCGAACGCCCTGACCACGCTCCTGGACCGCCACCACCCCGGTGACACCGTCAAGGTCGGCTGGACCGACACCAGCGGCCAACCCCAGTCCGCCGACTGCCCACTCGGCACCGGCCCGGCCGGCTGA